aagacCATTGAGTCCCTTTTCAACCCAGTTGATAGATGCACTGCATGTTCAGCGATTCAACGTTGAAGCATTCAACGTACGCGTATATGAACTAGTTGTGAAAATAACCAACACATTCGTTCGGACTTAGGATATAAATCCATTCATTTAAAGTTCTTTGAAGTAAAATTCCTACGAAAACacctagaaaataaaataaatccaaTTAATAGGTGTAATAATTTGACATTTTGCACTCATTCGTTACAGGAATTATTCATGTAATgggtaatttttattttatttgaaaactcAAAGTTAACTCTAATTACAGTAGCGCGAGCAAAGAGTTATGAAAATTCGGTTccagaattaaaataaataaaaaaaagcttTTAAGTAATCTAATAAGTACAATCTTACAatgcataataataataataataagaaagagATACTcaattatatactaattaatTACAATGCATAATAGAAGAATAATACGATGAATATCTTGGAGCTTTCCACAGCCATCTTTTGGACATGGAAGGGGAAAAAGATAGCTCAAAGATACACACTACTTACAATGCAAGACATGAAAGATAAAACGAATATAGTAACATAATGTACATAGGAAGGTGAAAAATGTTGCTGTTTTTCTGAGTGAAATTACTGCTCCCCGGTTGCTTCATCTTCCCTCTTTTCTTCACTGATAGTCTTGGCAATCGTAAAGCTGGGTTGATTTGTTGAAGACAAAAGCCTAGCCCACATTCTATCAGTTATCACTACTTTGTTCTGGCCCTCGATGATTCTCTGCATTACAAGTTAATTCACCTAAGCATAACTTCAAAACTTGCTTCTTATAAATTCATCAAGTTCCAACAAATTAATCATATATATGCTGCAGAAGCAGAACTCACATAAAAGGGTATGTACGTTTGTCTTCCATTGACAAGCCCACTGGTAAAGCCAGTGTAACCGGCCATGGCTCCATGAACAGCACTTTGAGCGAGAAGTGTGCAGTACACGTTGTCAGAAGCATTGCTTGGAACAGCTCGGATCATATACGTTGGATCTGCAATACAGTTAAAATAATGTTTGGTATTTCCTCCTTTCAGTGTGCATGCATAAATATACTTGCACAACCACACATGCATATACACACCCATATAGCTATTTAGTTTTTATGTTTGCATACCTATATATTTCAGATTTATGTTCATTGTCTTCTGCCTGGAAAAATGTTCCTGCAAGATCAAACAATCAACATGCTTAACATAAGCGGTAGAGAACATCTTCATGGataatttttcttcaattataaaataattgtcTATGAGAAAGTAAAGCATGTTTTTGTCACAGCACAAATCCTTCAGCGATCATGTGTCCACCACGAGTCCTTCAAGACTGTCACTTTTTGAGATTCTCATAGACCAAGTGCAAATGGGAATAATTCTTTGGAACAACTTCTCCAAGGTTTCATAAAGAAATCATCAAATTGAAAACCAGAAACAGTGGACAACATTTTAAATTCATGAAGTGGACACTGAACTTTGTTTCAAACATTCTAAGCCAAACCAAAGtctgaaataaagaaaaatcaagAGGATAACACAGTCAAAAGTCACAAATCCACACCTTTATCTTTTGGGATATCCATAGGCCGACATCTTGAAGAAGTTTGTTGCCGGAAGCATCCTGCTTGTGCATGGATTGGATGCtctcagaaacaagttcctgTCCTGCCCCTTCAGCAATCACAATAACCATGTGGCCATTTTCTTTCAGTCTTCTCTCTGCAAACTCAAAAAGTCCACCTGGACCTTCAAGGTGAAAGGGTGACTCTGGAATTAAGCAACAGTCTACATCCCTACTGGCCAGAGTAGCATACATTGCAATAAACCCTGCACCATCAATCCACAATAAAGCATATATGAAGGGAAGTTAGATTTTATAATTACATCAAGAAAAGAATTTACCATGGTCTATAATGTCCTATGTCATTCAACAAGAATCTTACCGCTATACCGGCCCATAAGCTTGACAACACCTATGCCATTTTCACCACTCTCAGCCTCAACATGTGCTGCATTTATAGCACGTTGAGCCTCCTCCACAGCTGTGTCAAAGCCGAAGGACTTATCAATAACCTATTCAGCAAGAGACAACATAAAACCATTTTACAAGTTAATGATGCTAATGGATTCTGAGCAATAACTGGAAGAGCTGCTATCCACCATATGGAATAGAAAGGTGGACAAAAAGATATATACCGGGATGTCATTATCTATGGTTTTAGGGATTCCTACTACTGCAACTTTCAGACGTCGCCTTCTAATTTCCTGCACGGATAATCAAGATGGTTGTTAATAAGTTGCTACTTTCATGAAATCAATTTCATTATCACAGATGTCAAATCTCAACATTGAAGTGTTTGTTTTGTGTAGGAAGCTCAGTTATCTTCATTATTGAAGTTATATATACCTCAAAAATCCTATCTGCACCCCTCTGAGTACCATCTCCTCCAATTATAAAAACCTGAAATTGCTCGAATTATTGGACTGATATTACTACATTCAAAGTGAAGTTATATGCTGTAATAGAGAGAATCAGAAACATACCTGATTAATTCCCCTATCTTGAATACTGTCAACTATCTTAGTGGTGTCATGTCCACCTCTTGATGAACCAAGGATAGTTCCCCCACGCTTATGTATATCATTCACGCTTTTAGGGGTTAGAGATATAGTATTGTGAGCATAGAAACCCTTGTATCCTCCCTTCAAATCACAGTATATTTTAGTTAACGAGACAAAATGAAAATCAAGCGATTAGAATTACTATAAATTTGTTCTATCATTGCGTTTGAATTTACACTCGTTGCCTTTCCAATCAACATTAGAAAATGAGTTTGTTTGGAAAATCATTAAAATGATTAGTCCGTAGGATCCACTTACATTGATTCCCAAAACTTTCTTCACACCATACATGTGATATAATGCACATACTATTTCCCTAATCACGGTGTTTAGCCCAGGACAAAGACCACCACATGTCACAATTGCAGCCTGAACATCATCTGCTTCGAAATACACCTGAAAATCCACCATCATACGGTCATAAACACAAAAATGGCACTCCAAAGATAAAGCCAAACACACCAACACATACTCTTTGACGAGGTCCTGCACGCCGAAAATGTATCCCTCTTGGACTATCTTTATTAGTTATTATCTGTCAtgtaattaaaaagaaaaattagatAAAGTAATGCACTAGTTGTTAAATTGCAACAACCAACTTGTACCAGAACCTATCAGAAACTCGTGCTATCGTTTTCCAATTCAATCTAAACCAGTCAAACTCTATTACAAGATTGACAGAATAAATTCAATTTCAGTAATACATATTAATGTCCATTCCATATGGTTACTTTTTTTCTTCCTGTCAATAACTAGCATACGATGATGTTCCATATTCGGAGAAATCGTGAATTCATAACGACATCggtttaatttattattagtaCAAGATTCCCGAGACAATCTAAATTCCGATTTCTATATTATGTTCGGAGCACGTCTGGTTAATGCATgataaaataatacaaaaaagttCTTCAGAGAGAacgagaagaaaaaaaaaatattaataaaatctaACCTTCTGCGGAACACTATCATCAACGTGAACGAAGTACTGTCTGAGAAGTGGcaagtaaattaaaattatgagaCAAAGTGAGCGTAAAAAGCATAATAAAAAGGcaaaaaataagaagaagaaagaacgtaAATATTccatagatatatatatatatgaaacttACTTGACAACTGAGTAAGCAGGATTATTCTGCAAAGGATTGGTATATGTCTGCGAAAGAGTTAcagaaaaataatacattaattGAGTAATAAAGTTACAGAGAGATGAAGCGAAAGAGAAAAAAAGCTATGCGGCGGAGAAGAAGCAGGTTTGAATAGGGCGTAGGAGGAAGGTAAAAAGTGGTGAACGACGACGTACTGGAGTGTCGGGGATGTAATCAGCCAAATGTGGAACATCTTCCAAGACATAACCTGCGGTGCCTCTAACAATCTTAGGTTTTGAATTCGGCGAGGAACCCATGATGTTCTAACGTAACAGTGTGTAGAGAGGTTGTTGTGTTGTTGGGATTGAGGTAAGAGAAGAAAGCGATGCGTGGAATTAAGGTGTAACGAGTGGATCAGAGAAAGGTGGTGTTGTTTATTTATAGCAAAGGGTGCGGTGCTTCACCAATGCAAAAGAAGGAAGGAAGAAACGAGTGATAGTAATGTAacagaaatatataataaaatagggAATGAATATAGAGAAGAGGGATTCCCCGAAACTGAGGGCAGCGTTTGGTTTGGTGTTGAATTAAATAGCAACTTGTGATTTCACggttaaaaaaggaaaaagagaaaataaaagttaaacacGTGGCACCAAAAGCCTTGACCCAGAGATGGAAGAAATAGTAAGAGTCCACCGCCACTATCATGTTTCCCAGAACCTGCCAACCATTCTTATTTGGAAACATAATCTTTTCACaatcttttatcttttaaattatataataaatttagaaataaatatataataaaagataaatttagaatcaaaagatataaaaaaatattaaaataaaaatattgaaggTTATAATCTAGTtagttgtataaaaaatatgaattcttAATGAAtcattatctttttatttatccaactaattaaaataatattttagagtgatatttaaattagtttttattattgataaataatttataaattgatatctaattagctctaattagatatcaatttataaattatttatcaataataaatatcaataattttttaatatttaaagaaaatatttgattttattaatatagtaattaatttgtttttaaaattaatttatatttaatgattttgttaGTGTGTATTCTTTCCACACAACTGCTTATAATCACAACAAATATTCAGGCATATTACACAAATTTGGTTTTTTCACAAAATGAATGAAATATTTGTtggaaaattataattttgaataaattttttctttacaAAAAATAGAtcaattatatactatttagACAATTTTATAGTGTAGAGTGAAAAAATCTTACATAAAAATAG
The sequence above is a segment of the Phaseolus vulgaris cultivar G19833 chromosome 2, P. vulgaris v2.0, whole genome shotgun sequence genome. Coding sequences within it:
- the LOC137812812 gene encoding ATP-dependent 6-phosphofructokinase 3-like encodes the protein MGSSPNSKPKIVRGTAGYVLEDVPHLADYIPDTPTYTNPLQNNPAYSVVKQYFVHVDDSVPQKIITNKDSPRGIHFRRAGPRQRVYFEADDVQAAIVTCGGLCPGLNTVIREIVCALYHMYGVKKVLGINGGYKGFYAHNTISLTPKSVNDIHKRGGTILGSSRGGHDTTKIVDSIQDRGINQVFIIGGDGTQRGADRIFEEIRRRRLKVAVVGIPKTIDNDIPVIDKSFGFDTAVEEAQRAINAAHVEAESGENGIGVVKLMGRYSGFIAMYATLASRDVDCCLIPESPFHLEGPGGLFEFAERRLKENGHMVIVIAEGAGQELVSESIQSMHKQDASGNKLLQDVGLWISQKIKEHFSRQKTMNINLKYIDPTYMIRAVPSNASDNVYCTLLAQSAVHGAMAGYTGFTSGLVNGRQTYIPFYRIIEGQNKVVITDRMWARLLSSTNQPSFTIAKTISEEKREDEATGEQ